The Amycolatopsis endophytica genome includes the window ATGGCATGGCTACTCCCGATTCGCCGAAACTGACCGCTCCCAGGGTACCGAAACCCCCGGACCGAGGGTGGCATGATCCGGCATATGGATCTGGTGAACGTCGACCGCATCCGCGAGGCGCGGAAACTCCTCGAAGGAATCATCCGCGTCACGCCGATGGAGCACGCGCGTGACCTGGAACGCCTGCACGACGGCGCCGTTCATCTGAAATGCGAGAACCTGCAGCGCACCGGCTCGTTCAAAATCCGCGGCGCCTACACCCGGCTGCACGGGCTCAGCGCGGAGGAACGGGCCAGGGGAGTCGTCGCCGCCAGCGCGGGCAACCACGCGCAAGGTGTGGCTCTCGCCGCTTCACTGCTGGGCATCTCGTCGACCGTTTTCATGCCCACCCGTGCGCCGCTGCCCAAGCTGGCCGCGACCCGTGGGTACGGCGCGGACGTACACCTGCACGGGGACGTCCTGGAAGAGGCGCTCGCCGAGGCCATCGCGTTCGCCGAGCGCACCGGGGCCGTGTTCATCCACCCGTTCGACCACGCCGACATCATCGCCGGGCAGGGAACCGTCGGACTGGAAATCCTGGAGCAGGTACCGGAGGCGGCCACGGTCCTGGTGCCCACCGGCGGCGGCGGGCTCGTCGCGGGCGTGGCGTGCGCGGTGAAGGCCCTCCGGCCGGACGTGCGCGTCGTCGGGGTGCAGGCCGAGGAGGCGGCGGCGTTCCCGCTGTCGCTCGCGGCGGGCGGGCCCGTGCGGCTGCCGCAGATGCAGACGATGGCCGACGGCATCGCGGTCGGCCAGCCCGGCCCCGTGAGCTACGCGCACGTCGCGGTGAAGGTCGACGACGTCCTCACGGTGTCGGAGGAATCGCTGTCCCGCGCGGTGTTGCTGTGCCTGGAACGGCGCAAGCTCATCGTGGAACCGGCGGGCGCGGCGGCCGTGGCGGCCCTGCTGCAGTATCCCGGCGAGTTCGACGGGCCGGTGGTCGCCGTGGCCTCCGGCGGCAACGTGGACCCGTTGCTGCTGTTGCAGATCATCCAGCACGGCATGACGGCGGGCGGCCGCTACCTCGCGCTGCGGCTGCGGGTACCGGACCGGCCGGGATCGCTGGTGTCGGTGCTGTCGCGCGTACGGGACCTGGGCGCGAACGTCCTCGACGTCGAACACTCCCGGATCTCCGGCACGCTCGCCCTCGGCGAGGTCGAGATCGCGCTCAAACTGGAAACGCGCGGCCCCACGCACTGCGAGGAGGTCCACACCGAACTCCAGCGCGCCGGGTTCACCGTCGTCCCCTGACAAAGCTCCCCACCGTGGCATTGGTGGTGTTCGAGGAGGTCCACGTGGATGCGCTTGACGCCCGGCTGTTGCTGCTGCTCACCGACGCGCCGCGGCTCAACGTCCTGGAGTGCGCGCGCAGGCTCGGCGTCGCGCGCGGCACTGTCCAGGCGCGCCTGGACCGGCTGACCGAACGGGGCATCCTCGGCGGCTTCCCGCCGGAGCTGAACCTCGCCGCCATGGGGTACGGGCTCACGGCGTTCGCGTGGCTCGAAATCGCGCAGGGCCGGCGCTCCGCGGTGGCGGAAGCCCTCACCGCGATCGAGCAGGTCTGCGAGGTGCACGCCACCACCGGGCAGGGTGACCTGTTCGTCCGGATGGTGGCGCGCGACCACGACGACCTGCAACGGGTCATCGACGCCGTGGTCAGCGTGCCCGACGTGCGGCGGACGTCGACGTCACTGGCCCTGTCGACGCCCGTGCCGCCGCGGGTCCGCCCGCTGCTGGAGCGGCTCGCCTACGACACGAACTCCAGGTAGCGCCTGGCCGAGCGCTGCACCACGTCGTGGCCGTTCTGGCGCACGACCGCGTCCCACCACGCGCCGTAGACGGCCTCGAACTCGTAACCGGCGAGGATCTCCGCCGCCTGCCGCACGATCGCGGGCCGCTCCGGGATGAGGTTCGGGTAGCTGTACATGAAGGCCACGAACTCACGGTCCGGGATGACCTGCACGATGTCGCCGGACAGCAGCGCGCCGCGCCCCTGCTCACCGCCCGACCAGTGCAGGACCGTGCCGCCGGTGAAGTGCACCCCGAGGTTGACCAGGGTGAGGTCGTCGCCGACCCGCTTGGTCCGCCCGCCCCACAGTTCGATCCGCTCGTCCGGGCGGCCGATCCACTCCCGGTCGCCCTCGTGCAGGTAAACCGGCACGTCGAAGGCACGGGCCCACTCCACGCAGGTCGTGTAGTAGTGCGGATGGCTGATCGCGATACCGGTGATGCCGCCGCGGGCCTTCAGATCGGCGACCAGATCGTCGTCGAGGTAGGCGGTCAGGTCCCAGAGGAAGTTGCCCCCGGCGGCTTCGACGAGCAGCGCCCGCTGGCCGATGCCGAGCTTGCCCGTGGTGCCGATGCCGGTGATGCCCCCGCCCTCCGGCCTGACGAGGGGGTCGAATTCGGCCTGGATCGCGGCCAGGTCGGTCCACTGCTGGCCGGAAGCCGGGACGTACTGGCGCTCGTCCTCGCAGATGGGGCAGTCCACGCGCGGGGCGTCGTACTGCATGGTGCACGTCACGCAGATGGGGTTCATGCCCGGACGCTACCGCCCGGGCGGTGCTGTTCCGGGTGCGAAGAGGCGGTCGTTCCGGGCGGTGCTCGTCCCGCCCGGAACCGGCCGCTGCGAAAAAGAGTCCGGGGATCAGCCGGCGTACGGGACGGCCTTGACCAGGGTCACCTTCTGCGTGCTGCCGTTGGGCAGCTCGTACTCACGCGACTCGCCCTCCTTGGCGCCGAGCAGGGCCTTGCCCAGCGGCGACTCCGGGGAGTACACGTCGAGGTCACCCTCCGAGGCGCCTTCCTCGCGCGTGGCGAGCAGGAACTTCTCGTCCTCGTCGTCGCCCTCGTAGCGCACGGTGAGGACCTTGCCGGGGCCGGCGAGACCGTCGTTCTCCGGAGCTTCGCCGACCTTCGCGGAGCGCAGCAGCTCCTGGAGGTGCCGGATGCGCGCCTCCTGCTGGCCCTGCTCCTCACGGGCGGCGTGGTAGCCCCCGTTCTCCTTGAGGTCGCCTTCCTCACGGCTGTCGTTGATCTTCGCAGCGATGACCGGACGATTCTCGATCAGCTCGTCGAGCTCGTGCTTGAGCCTGTCGTAGGCTTCCTGGGTCAGCCAGGTCACCTGGGTGTCGCTCACGGCCACCATCTCCTCGTCGTGCCTGCCGGACATGGGTATGCATGCCGGCAGCCGCACTCCGCCGAGTGCGGCTGGATAAAGGAAAAACACGGCCCGTTCGGGCCGTGCCGGTAGACCAGAGTAGCACGCCACAGCAGGTCAGCGCCGGTCCTTGTGCCAGAAACCGGGCATTCGCCGCGTCATTCACCCCGTTGGCCGCTAACTCCTTGACAAATATTGTGGGATGTCGTAGGAGCAGCCGTACACGTCCGCGGTGACCGGGCGGCCGATGCTCTTGACGACGGTGTCGACCCGGCTGTCGTCGGCCGGGATGTAGACCTCCTTGCGCCCGCTTTCGGCACCGCTGAGGTCGCGCGTTCGCACGATGCACACACCCGGTTTCTCCGGGTGATCGCGCGTCACGTTGAGTGAGATCGTCATCGTGTTCCCCGGCAGTTCTTCGAACGTGACGCGTTCCGCGCTGATCGGCGCCGCCCCGAGGTTGACGTAGCCGACCCACGCCACGGCACCGCTCACGACCAGCGCGACGGCCCCGAAGGCCCACATCCGCCAGCGGCGGCTCGCCCTGCGGGGCCTGCCGTAGCGGCCTTCCGGCAGTGACGGCGGGGCGCTGGCGGTGCTCAAGCCGGGCCTCCGATCGAAGTTGTCGTACCCCCGGGGACAATGGGGTGCATCCGCAGTATCTCTCCGGGGCGGAATAGGGATTCAGAAGGGGTCGTTGGACGCATGGTGGGTTCTGACGAGCTGATGTCCGGATCGGGATCGCGCCTGCGTCTCATGGCGGTGCACGCCCATCCCGACGACGAATCGAGCAAGGGCGCGGCCACGATGGCCCGTTACGTCGCCGAGGGTGCCGAGGTCATGGTCGTGACCTGCACCGGAGGCGAGGCGGGCAGCATCCTCAACCCGGCGATGGACCGGCCCGACGTGCTGGCCAACATGAGCGCCATCCGCCGCGAGGAGATGGCCAGGGCCGCCGAGATCCTGGGCGTGCAGCACCGCTGGCTGGGCTTCGTGGACTCCGGTCTGCCGGAGGGCGACCCGTTGCCCCCGCTGCCGGAGGGCTGCTTCGCGCTCACGCCGATCGAGGAGCCGGTGCGGGAACTGGTCAAGGTCATGCGCGAGTTCCGCCCGCACGTCGTGCTGACCTACGACGAGAACGGCGGTTACCCGCATCCGGACCACATCCGCACCCACGAGGTGTCCATGGCGGCCTTCGACGCCGCCGCCGAGCCGGACAAGTTCCCGGAGGACGGCGAGCCGTGGCAGGCGTTGAAGCTCTACTACATGCACGGGTTCTCCCGGGCCCGCATGCAGGCGTTCCACGACGCGCTCGTCGAGGCCGGCATCGAGTCGCCGTACGCGGAGTGGCTCGGCAAGTGGGATCCGGACCGCGCCGACGTCATGGAGCGCGTCACCACGCAGGTCGAGTGCGCCGAGTACTTCCCGGTGCGTGACGAGGCCCTCAAGGCGCACGCCACGCAGATCGACCCGAACAGCCGCTGGTTCGTCGTGCCGCTCGACATCCAGCAGAAGCTGTGGCCGACCGAGGAGTACGAGCTGGTCCGGTCGCTGGTGGACAGCACGCTGCCCGAGGACGACCTGTTCGCGGGCGTCCGTGAGAAGGTGAGCACATGATTTTCTCGTTGCCGGTGACGGCGCCGGTCGCCACGACCGCCCTCGTACTGGCGCAGCAGCCGGGCAACGGCGACAACGGTGGCCAGGGCGAGGACTTCGGCAAGTCCTCGCCACTGGGGTTCCTGATCCTGCTGCTGTTCCTCATCGCGGTCGCGCTGCTGGTCCGCTCGATGACCAAGCACCTCAAGAAGGTCCCGGCCACCTTCGACCCGGAGGAGCAGGCCGCCGCCGATGCGGCGGAGAAGGACGGCGCCGGGGCCGCGGACAAGCCTGCCGAGGCACCCGTCAAGGAGCCGGAGAAGAGCGAAAGCAGCTAGCGCGGCGACGCTCGAAGCGGCGTGACACCCTGGTGCCATGGCCAACCGACTCGCCGACGCGACGAGCCCCTACTTGCTGCAGCACGCCGAGAACCCGGTCGACTGGTGGCCGTGGAGCGCGGAGGCGCTCGCGGAGGCCCGGCGCCGGGACGTGCCGATCCTGCTCTCCGTCGGGTATGCGGCCTGCCACTGGTGCCACGTCATGGCCCACGAGTCCTTCGAGGACGCCGAGACCGCGCGCCTGATGAACGACAACTTCGTCAACATCAAGGTGGATCGCGAGGAGCGTCCCGATCTCGACGCGGTCTACATGACCGCGACGCAGGCGATGACCGGCCAGGGCGGCTGGCCGATGACCTGTTTCCTCACGCCCGGCGGTGAACCGTTCCACTGCGGCACCTACTACCCGCCGCAGCCGCGTCCGGGGATGCCGTCGTTCCAGCACCTCCTCGTCGCCGTGGCGCAGGCGTGGCAGGAGCGCCGTGACGAGCTGACCGAGGGCGCCGGGAAGATCGTGGAGCACCTCGCCGGGCAGCTCGGGCCGCTGGAGCCCGCGCCCGTCGACGAAGGTGTGCTGGACGCGGCGATGCTCAAGCTCACCGGGGAAGCCGACCCCGAGCGTGGTGGATTCGGTGGTGCGCCGAAGTTCCCGCCGTCGATGGTGCTGGAGTTCCTGCTGCGCCACCACGAACGCACCGGGTCCGCCGAGGCACTGTCCTTGGTGGAATCGTGCGCGGAGGCGATGGCCCGCGGCGGTATTCACGACCAGCTCGCCGGCGGCTTCGCCCGTTACTCCGTGGACGCCGCGTGGGTCGTGCCGCACTTCGAGAAGATGTTGTATGACAACGCTTTGCTGCTGCGGGTGTATGCGCACCTGGCCCGCCGTACCGGATCCGCGTACTTCTCCGAGGTCGCCCGGCTGACCGGGAACTTCCTGCTCGGCCGCCTGCGCACCAGCGAAGGCGGGTTCGCCGCGTCGCTCGACGCCGACACCCTCGGTGAAGAGGGGGCGACCTACGTGTGGACGCCACGGCAGTTGCGCGAGGTGCTGGGCGACGAGGACGGCGCGTGGGCCGCGAACCTGTTCTCCGTCACGGAAAACGGGACGTTCGAGCACGGCACTTCGGTCCTGCAGCTGCTGCGTGACCCGGACGACCACGACCGGTTCGAGCGGGTCCGTGCCGCGCTGCTGGTGGCGCGCGATCAGCGTCCGCAGCCGGGCCGCGACGACAAGGTGATCGCGTCCTGGAACGGACTGGCGATCACCGCGTTGTGCGAGGCGGGCGTCGCGCTCGACGAACCGCACTGGGTGTCGGCGGCGCAGCACGCCGCGTCCACGGTGCTCGGCATCCACTTGCGCGACAACAGGTTGCGCCGCAGCTCGCGGGACGGGGTCGCCGGTGACGCGGCGGGTGTGCTGGAGGACTACGGCTGCCTCGCCGACGGTCTGCTCGCCCTGCACCAGGCTACCGGTGACCCGCGCTGGCTCGCCGAAGCGACGAACCTGCTGGATATCGCCCTCGACCGGTTCGCCGTCGACGACACCCCCGGCGCCTACCACGACACCGCCGACGATGCCGAGGTGCTCGTGCACCGGCCGTCGGATCCGACGGACAACGCGAGCCCGTCCGGCGCGTCGGCACTGACGAACGCGCTGGTCACGGCCTCGGTGCTGGTCGGAGCCGACCGCTCCGCGCGGTACCGGGAGGCGGCAGGGCAGGCGGTGCACCGCTCCGGTCAGCTTGCCGGGGCGGCGCCCCGGTTCGCCGGCCACTGGCTCACCGCGGCCGAGGCGATGCTGGCCGGGCCGGTCCAGGTGGCGATCGCGGGACCGGACTCGACCGAGCGCGATCTGCTGCGCACCGTGGCCGCGCGGCGGGCGCACGGCGGTTCGGTCGTGCTGGCGGGCGAGCCGGGCGCCGACGGTGTGCCACTGCTCGAGGACCGGCCGATGGTGGACGGGAAGAGCGCGGCCTACGTCTGCCGCGGGTACGTCTGCGACCGGCCGGTGACCAGCCCTGATGACCTGGTCTCAGCATTGTCCGCCGGCAGTGAACACGGGGTCTGAGGCGGCGGTTCCGGCGTAGCGTGTTGCTGTGTAATCAAGTAATCGTCGTGGAGGCGATCATGCGCACACACGCACACTGGGGACGGGGACGCGGACAGGCCGAGGTGCCTCCGGCGGACGATGCGGCGGGCTGGTTCACC containing:
- the ilvA gene encoding threonine ammonia-lyase, which codes for MDLVNVDRIREARKLLEGIIRVTPMEHARDLERLHDGAVHLKCENLQRTGSFKIRGAYTRLHGLSAEERARGVVAASAGNHAQGVALAASLLGISSTVFMPTRAPLPKLAATRGYGADVHLHGDVLEEALAEAIAFAERTGAVFIHPFDHADIIAGQGTVGLEILEQVPEAATVLVPTGGGGLVAGVACAVKALRPDVRVVGVQAEEAAAFPLSLAAGGPVRLPQMQTMADGIAVGQPGPVSYAHVAVKVDDVLTVSEESLSRAVLLCLERRKLIVEPAGAAAVAALLQYPGEFDGPVVAVASGGNVDPLLLLQIIQHGMTAGGRYLALRLRVPDRPGSLVSVLSRVRDLGANVLDVEHSRISGTLALGEVEIALKLETRGPTHCEEVHTELQRAGFTVVP
- a CDS encoding Lrp/AsnC family transcriptional regulator, whose product is MDALDARLLLLLTDAPRLNVLECARRLGVARGTVQARLDRLTERGILGGFPPELNLAAMGYGLTAFAWLEIAQGRRSAVAEALTAIEQVCEVHATTGQGDLFVRMVARDHDDLQRVIDAVVSVPDVRRTSTSLALSTPVPPRVRPLLERLAYDTNSR
- a CDS encoding MBL fold metallo-hydrolase; the encoded protein is MNPICVTCTMQYDAPRVDCPICEDERQYVPASGQQWTDLAAIQAEFDPLVRPEGGGITGIGTTGKLGIGQRALLVEAAGGNFLWDLTAYLDDDLVADLKARGGITGIAISHPHYYTTCVEWARAFDVPVYLHEGDREWIGRPDERIELWGGRTKRVGDDLTLVNLGVHFTGGTVLHWSGGEQGRGALLSGDIVQVIPDREFVAFMYSYPNLIPERPAIVRQAAEILAGYEFEAVYGAWWDAVVRQNGHDVVQRSARRYLEFVS
- the greA gene encoding transcription elongation factor GreA, with the protein product MVAVSDTQVTWLTQEAYDRLKHELDELIENRPVIAAKINDSREEGDLKENGGYHAAREEQGQQEARIRHLQELLRSAKVGEAPENDGLAGPGKVLTVRYEGDDEDEKFLLATREEGASEGDLDVYSPESPLGKALLGAKEGESREYELPNGSTQKVTLVKAVPYAG
- a CDS encoding DUF4307 domain-containing protein, with amino-acid sequence MSTASAPPSLPEGRYGRPRRASRRWRMWAFGAVALVVSGAVAWVGYVNLGAAPISAERVTFEELPGNTMTISLNVTRDHPEKPGVCIVRTRDLSGAESGRKEVYIPADDSRVDTVVKSIGRPVTADVYGCSYDIPQYLSRS
- the mca gene encoding mycothiol conjugate amidase Mca, with the translated sequence MVGSDELMSGSGSRLRLMAVHAHPDDESSKGAATMARYVAEGAEVMVVTCTGGEAGSILNPAMDRPDVLANMSAIRREEMARAAEILGVQHRWLGFVDSGLPEGDPLPPLPEGCFALTPIEEPVRELVKVMREFRPHVVLTYDENGGYPHPDHIRTHEVSMAAFDAAAEPDKFPEDGEPWQALKLYYMHGFSRARMQAFHDALVEAGIESPYAEWLGKWDPDRADVMERVTTQVECAEYFPVRDEALKAHATQIDPNSRWFVVPLDIQQKLWPTEEYELVRSLVDSTLPEDDLFAGVREKVST
- a CDS encoding thioredoxin domain-containing protein; protein product: MANRLADATSPYLLQHAENPVDWWPWSAEALAEARRRDVPILLSVGYAACHWCHVMAHESFEDAETARLMNDNFVNIKVDREERPDLDAVYMTATQAMTGQGGWPMTCFLTPGGEPFHCGTYYPPQPRPGMPSFQHLLVAVAQAWQERRDELTEGAGKIVEHLAGQLGPLEPAPVDEGVLDAAMLKLTGEADPERGGFGGAPKFPPSMVLEFLLRHHERTGSAEALSLVESCAEAMARGGIHDQLAGGFARYSVDAAWVVPHFEKMLYDNALLLRVYAHLARRTGSAYFSEVARLTGNFLLGRLRTSEGGFAASLDADTLGEEGATYVWTPRQLREVLGDEDGAWAANLFSVTENGTFEHGTSVLQLLRDPDDHDRFERVRAALLVARDQRPQPGRDDKVIASWNGLAITALCEAGVALDEPHWVSAAQHAASTVLGIHLRDNRLRRSSRDGVAGDAAGVLEDYGCLADGLLALHQATGDPRWLAEATNLLDIALDRFAVDDTPGAYHDTADDAEVLVHRPSDPTDNASPSGASALTNALVTASVLVGADRSARYREAAGQAVHRSGQLAGAAPRFAGHWLTAAEAMLAGPVQVAIAGPDSTERDLLRTVAARRAHGGSVVLAGEPGADGVPLLEDRPMVDGKSAAYVCRGYVCDRPVTSPDDLVSALSAGSEHGV